GTTCTTTATTACTTAGGTATCATGCAATTTTTCATCAAAATAATTGGCGGTTTTTTATCTAAACTTCTTGGTACTAGAAAAGCGGAATCATTATCAGCAGCGGCTAATATATTTGTAGGGCAAACAGAAGCTCCTCTCGTTATTCGGCCATATATAAATAAAATGACTGAATCTGAATTATTTGCGGTTATGACTGGTGGTTTAGCTTCTGTTGCCGGTTCTGTATTAATCGGATATTCCTTACTTGGTGTTCCGCTGGAATACTTATTAGCCGCAAGTTTTATGGCTGCACCTGCTGGCCTAGTCATGGCGAAATTATTTATCCCAGAAACGGAAAATATCCCAGAGCCGAAAGAGTTTGAAATGGATGTAGATTCTGAATCGACCAATGTCATCGATGCGGCAGCACGCGGAGCAAGTGTTGGACTTCAATTAGCTCTAAATATTGGGGCAATGCTTCTTGCTTTTATTGCATTAGTTGCTTTAATTAACGGGATCTTAGGTTTTCTCGGAGGACTAGTTGGGGTAGAACATCTTTCATTAGAGCTAATTTTAGGTTATATCTTTTCGCCTCTTGCTTTTGCCATTGGGGTTCCTTGGAATGAGGCTGTACAGGCTGGAAATTTTATCGGGCAAAAATTAATTATTAACGAATTTGTCGCCTATTCAAATTTCGCTCCAGAAATACCTAATTTATCTGATAAAACCGTTGCAGTTGTAAGCTTTGCCCTCTGTGGGTTTGCTAATATTTCTTCCATGGCCATTCTTTTAGGTGGACTCGGGAACTTAGCTCCGAATCGCCGTGGGGATATCGCTCGTTTAGGCTTAAAAGCTGTTCTAGCAGGGGCACTTGCTTCTTTATTAAGTGCAGCCATAGCCGGAATGCTCATGTAGACTTTAAGGGATGAATCTCCTTTAGACCAACTAGTTTTTCAAACATTGAAAGAATCCCTTAGTCCAAGATCATTCGGGACTAAGGGATTCATCCATTAACATTCAACTGCCTTTGATTGTACGTATGCATAGAGAAGTTTTTCAGTATGGTGTAATGAGGATTCATGTGTCCGTTCAAATGCATGAGAAGCATCAATTCCAGGACCTACTAATCCATGAATAATGTCATTTCCAGCTCGAATAGCTGCTGAGGCATCTGAACCGTAATAAGGATAAATATCTACTTTATAATCAATGTTATTTTCTTCGGCTAATTGAATCAAATGTTTTCGTAACCCCAAATGATATGGGCCACTTGAGTCTTTTGCGCAAATTGAAACTGTGTACTCATCTGATGCTTGCCCATCTCCTAACGCTCCCATATCAACTGCTAAATATTCAACCGTTTCAACAGGAATATTGGAATTTCCTCCATATCCGATTTCCTCATTATTTGAAATTAAAAAATGGGTTGTAAAAGGCAAACGAATCTTTTCTTCTTTTATTCTTTTAATTAATTGAAGCAAAATGGCAACACTTGCTTTGTCATCAAGATGACGAGATTTGATAAACCCACTGTCCGATATTTCTACTCGAGGATGAAAAGAAACAAAGTCTCCTACTTCGATTCCAAGAGCACGAACATCTTCGGCATTTTTGACCACTTCATCAATGCGAACTTCAATATTCTCCTCATTTCTTTTTGCATCCCCTGCCTCTTTATAGACATGAACAGAGGTTTGATGCATTAAGATTGTTCCTGAAAATAACTTTCCGGAGCTCGTTTCAATTTGGCAATACTCCCCTTCAACTGAATTCCACTTAAATCCCCCAATCATGGATAATTTCAATCGGCCATTTTTTTTAATCTCCTTCACCATAGCCCCCAATGTATCAACATGTGCCGTTAAAAAACGTTGGCGTTTTTCATTTTCACCGGGGATCGTGATGAGTAATCCCCCCTTATTATTCCTCTTCATTTCATATCCTGTTTCTTTCAAATAGGATTCCACGAAGCGAATGACCTTATATGTATTTCCAGTTGGGCTTGGAATTGATGTTAGTTGTTGGATTAAATTCATCGTTTCTTTCGTATTTGGATATGTCATGATCTATTCGACCCCTTTCTAATTACTTTATCAATTCTATTCTATCCTAATTGAACGAAACAGTAATCCCGCAATGCTTATAAAGATAATTTAAAGCTCTATTCAGTGAAGCTTTACTGTTCGTTACGAGGCGGATAAAAAAAACCTTCAATGAAGAGCTTCTTTCATCTCTTGTACATTGAAGGTTTCCTCTAAATAGATCATAGTATTTTTATGTTTTTACTCAGTTTTAAAGGCCTAAAATTCCTTTTTTTATACAATTACTGAGGATTCCGGAACATGAATGAATGCCTGTTCAAAATCCTTTATTAATTCATCGACATTTTCAAGACCTACTGACAATCTTAATAGTCCGTTAGAAATTCCTCTTTTCTTTCTTTCAGCTTCTGGCATTGCAGCATGACTCATTTTAGCGGGATAGGATAGGATCGACTCTACCGCCCCCAAACTAACAGCATAAACAGGAATTCGAACGTGTTGAATAAAGTTTCTTACAGCTTCCTCATTTCTTAATGAAAACGATAGAACAGCCCCAGGTCCTTCTGCTTGCCGCGTTTGAATGGAATGTCCAGGATGAGTGGATAGTCCAGGATAAAACACTTCATCTACTTTTGAATGGTTGTTTAGATAGTTCGCTATTTTCGTTGCAGACTCTGATGATTGTTTCAATCGTACGTGAAGTGTCTTCAATCCCCGAAGAACAAGCCATGAATCATGAGCTCCTAATACTGCTCCGAAGGCATTTTGTAATCCGTATAATTGTTGGGCTAATCCTTCATCCTTCGCAACGGCCAATCCAGCAAGTACGTCACTATGCCCCGCCAAAAATTTCGTCGCACTATGAAGAACAAGATCTACCCCTAAGTCTAGCGGTCGCTGTAAGGCAGGCGTTAAAAAGGTATTATCTAAAAAGGTGAGACATCCATTGGCTTTCGCTAATTTGGCGACCCCCTGTATATCGGTCACTTTGAGCAGTGGATTCGACGGTGTTTCCATGTAAATCACTTTTGTATTTTCTTGAATATTTGAAGCAACTGTGTCCAAATCCGTCATATCGACAAATGTATGTTCAATTCCGAAACGATTCAACACAGTGTTAATCATCCGGTACGTTCCACCATAAACATCTTCGGTAACAAGTACATGATCACCCTTTGAAAGAAGAAGAAATGCCGTAGAAATTGCTGCAATTCCAGATGAGAAAGCAAATCCTTTAACCCCTCCCTCAAGTTGGCTAATCATTTCTTCCAATGCCTCTCTTGTCGGATTTCCCGATCGGCTATAATCATACTTTCCAAACTGATCAAAATCTGGCTGATGAAATGTAGAAGCAAGCTGGATTGGAACACTTACCCCTCCTGTTTCCTTGTCAAATTTATGTTGGTTATGAAGCAATTGAGTTTGAAATGTATACGATTGATGAGTCATTCTTCTTCACTCCTTCATTTTTTTAAACGCGTTTTGTAAATCCCTGATTAAATCTTCGGTTCCCTCCGTCCCAACAGAAAACCTTAACAACCGATTACAAACTCCATTAGCCAAACGTACTTCATAAGGCATATCCATATGGGTTTGTGTTGCCGGATAGGTGATAAAACTTTCTACTCCTCCTAAACTTTCTGCAAATGTAATCAGCTGTAAGTTTTGCAAAAATGGATTGACCCATTCTTCTTTCTGCAATCGAAAAGAAAGCATCCCACCGCGTCCCGGGTATAAAACATCTTTCACATCGTCACAACATCGTAAAAATTCACTTATTTTTTGAGCATTTTTTTCATGTTGAACCATTCGTAAACCTAATGTCTTCATTCCACGAATAAGAAGCCACGAATCAAATGGAGATAATACTGCACCAATTGAATTTTGATATTCTTTTAGTTTGGCCGAAAGTTCTTCCCCTTTAGTAACGACAAGTCCCGCAAGCACATCATTATGTCCCCCTAAATACTTTGTTGCACTATGAATCACAATGTCAGCTCCTGAAAAAATAGGCTGCTGAATAAAAGGAGTATAAAATGTATTATCCACAATCAATAACACCCCCTCTTCTCTTGCTACATGAGCGACCTCATCTAAGTTCACTTCTTGCATCATCGGATTAGTCGGAGATTCAACAAAAATAGCTTTCGTTTGGTTTGTGATCTTCTCCCTTGTCTTAGTTAAATCTTGAAAATCATCATAGACAAAAGATAGTCCATATTTTTTCCATCCCCGTTCAAAAAGGCGGTACGTTCCACCATAAAGATCCGCTGATACGATAAATTCATCACCAGAATCGAATAATGAAAGAACCGTTTGAATCGCCGCCATTCCTGAGCTAAATGCAAAGCCAGCATCTCCATGTTCTAAATCGGCAATGGCCTTTTCTAAAATGTCTCTAGTTGGATTTCCACTTCGAACATAATCATAGCCCGTCGACACCCCAATCCCTTCATGTCGATAAGCAGTAGAAAAGTAAACAGGTGGATTGACGGTTCCCGTAATGTTTTCACTTCTGTTTCCAATCTGAGTTAACTTTGTTTGAATGTCTTTAAAACCCATTTTCTCACCTCTAAGTAAAAATAAAAAAGCCTTCTGTAAGAAGAAGGCTTTTGTCAACAAGATTCCTCTTCTCATCTCTCGAACTAGGATTGTTCGCTGGATTTAGCACCATTGCTCTTTTAATTAGCCGGTTGCTGAAGCTTCATAGGGCCAGTCCCTCTGCCTCTCTTGATAAGAAAATATTAAATTTTCAAAAATTTCTGTCTTTCTATTAATTTAACGGATTGGTGGAGAAAATGCAATCATTTTTTTGTTACTTTTTTATTTTCTAAGAATTGTTTATCAATTAGTTCTGCAAATTTTGGCTGATCTTTTAAAAACTTAAGATCATAGGAAGAATCGGCAAATTGTTGAATAACATCTGCATTTACTTCAGATGTGTAATGAATTCTTTCCCAAGAACGGTCTACAATATCTTTCTCTAATTCTTGTTTTGTAATATCTTTAATAGTTTTTATGG
The nucleotide sequence above comes from Oikeobacillus pervagus. Encoded proteins:
- a CDS encoding NupC/NupG family nucleoside CNT transporter — protein: MNFLWGIIGILVVLGIGFIFSTNKSNIKWRTILGGLAIQLIFAFIVLKWDWGKEQMENLTMLVNAIINYSNEGINFLFGGLFTKESNITFVFAFHVLPVVIFFSSLISVLYYLGIMQFFIKIIGGFLSKLLGTRKAESLSAAANIFVGQTEAPLVIRPYINKMTESELFAVMTGGLASVAGSVLIGYSLLGVPLEYLLAASFMAAPAGLVMAKLFIPETENIPEPKEFEMDVDSESTNVIDAAARGASVGLQLALNIGAMLLAFIALVALINGILGFLGGLVGVEHLSLELILGYIFSPLAFAIGVPWNEAVQAGNFIGQKLIINEFVAYSNFAPEIPNLSDKTVAVVSFALCGFANISSMAILLGGLGNLAPNRRGDIARLGLKAVLAGALASLLSAAIAGMLM
- a CDS encoding M42 family metallopeptidase; protein product: MTYPNTKETMNLIQQLTSIPSPTGNTYKVIRFVESYLKETGYEMKRNNKGGLLITIPGENEKRQRFLTAHVDTLGAMVKEIKKNGRLKLSMIGGFKWNSVEGEYCQIETSSGKLFSGTILMHQTSVHVYKEAGDAKRNEENIEVRIDEVVKNAEDVRALGIEVGDFVSFHPRVEISDSGFIKSRHLDDKASVAILLQLIKRIKEEKIRLPFTTHFLISNNEEIGYGGNSNIPVETVEYLAVDMGALGDGQASDEYTVSICAKDSSGPYHLGLRKHLIQLAEENNIDYKVDIYPYYGSDASAAIRAGNDIIHGLVGPGIDASHAFERTHESSLHHTEKLLYAYVQSKAVEC
- the metC gene encoding cystathionine beta-lyase codes for the protein MTHQSYTFQTQLLHNQHKFDKETGGVSVPIQLASTFHQPDFDQFGKYDYSRSGNPTREALEEMISQLEGGVKGFAFSSGIAAISTAFLLLSKGDHVLVTEDVYGGTYRMINTVLNRFGIEHTFVDMTDLDTVASNIQENTKVIYMETPSNPLLKVTDIQGVAKLAKANGCLTFLDNTFLTPALQRPLDLGVDLVLHSATKFLAGHSDVLAGLAVAKDEGLAQQLYGLQNAFGAVLGAHDSWLVLRGLKTLHVRLKQSSESATKIANYLNNHSKVDEVFYPGLSTHPGHSIQTRQAEGPGAVLSFSLRNEEAVRNFIQHVRIPVYAVSLGAVESILSYPAKMSHAAMPEAERKKRGISNGLLRLSVGLENVDELIKDFEQAFIHVPESSVIV
- a CDS encoding methionine biosynthesis PLP-dependent protein, coding for MGFKDIQTKLTQIGNRSENITGTVNPPVYFSTAYRHEGIGVSTGYDYVRSGNPTRDILEKAIADLEHGDAGFAFSSGMAAIQTVLSLFDSGDEFIVSADLYGGTYRLFERGWKKYGLSFVYDDFQDLTKTREKITNQTKAIFVESPTNPMMQEVNLDEVAHVAREEGVLLIVDNTFYTPFIQQPIFSGADIVIHSATKYLGGHNDVLAGLVVTKGEELSAKLKEYQNSIGAVLSPFDSWLLIRGMKTLGLRMVQHEKNAQKISEFLRCCDDVKDVLYPGRGGMLSFRLQKEEWVNPFLQNLQLITFAESLGGVESFITYPATQTHMDMPYEVRLANGVCNRLLRFSVGTEGTEDLIRDLQNAFKKMKE